CATCCGCCGGCGCGCCGGACGGCTCTTCTGCGGCGGCCTGGTGGCCGCCATCTGGCTCTGCGCCCTGGCCATGTCCACTCCGACCGCCCTGCACACCGTCTACCTGGACCTGAGCGCCGCGGGCCACCAGATGATCGTGTGCGAGGAGTTCTGGCCGGGCGAGGAGCGCGGGCGCCTGGTCTACTCCTGCTTCGTCCTGCTGCTCTCCTACTTCGTGCCCCTCAGCGCCGTCTCCGTCTCCTACTGCGCCATCTCCTTCCACCTGCGCAACCGCAACCTGCCCGGCCTGATGGCGGCGCTGCCCTCGTCCAACCAGGAGAAGTGGGGGCGCAAGCGCCGCAAGACCTTCCGCCTCCTGCTCGTCTCCGTGCTCTGTTTCGCCTTCTCCTGGCTGCCCTTGCAGGTGGTCAACCTCATCCGCGACCTGGACAGCGACTTCTCCATCCTGGGCAAGGAGCACGTGAACGTCATCCAGGTGTCGTGCCACCTGTTCGCCATGAGCTCGGCGTGCTACAACCCGTTCATCTACGCCTCGCTGCACGACAAGTTCCTGGCCTACCTGTGGCGCCACTTCTTCACCCAGCAGAGGCTGGAGAACGCCAGGAGCAGCCTCAACACCTCCAACCGCCGCAGCCGCCTGCACACCTCCTCAACGCTGGCTGACATCCCCGTGGCCATCAGCGCCAAGATCGCCCTGGAGGAGCTGGCTGCTCTCCGCTGAACTGTTGCTTAGGGGGGCCAATTGAATCTTTATTTTATTGATATCTACCTCCCCCTGCTGGCACTTTTATTTTGCCCTAAGACACCACCAGGAACTCCTTATTATAggtagacaggaagtgaggcctGGCAGGTGACCGACCGCATTAGGAAAACGCTAGCCACAGTCGGGAGCGATATAGTTTTTTTCGACCACACATAACTCCGACACGAAAAGAACACGAAACGTTTTtacgtttacatttacactgacacacgcatacaccatTGGATATTTAAGTTGAAATTAGAAGGATAGTAGAGATCCTATTTTTGTTGGAATTAAGTTTTGAACGTGAGTCAGAAATCCCTCTTGGCCTTCGCCCGTGCGGCAGCTTAATGGTAGGAAAAGACAGGTTGCTGAAACAACTGGGACacctgtgggggtgggggggggggggggggggggcatcagtcTCAAGTGATGCCTGTACTGCCACTTCAACTTGATGAAACTGCAAGTTCTAATGTGATTTCTACACAAAATGTTTGATCAAAATTATTGAGCCAAAGCTGCAAAAGCACAGCTTCGAACACAATTATGTAGGTTCAAGGACTGCTAAATGAACCAGATGTCCACCACCTTCTACACGGAAATGACCACTTACTGATGCTGTAGTCTGAAACTGATCTGTGAAGACAGTGAAGTCAGGACACATTGTTCACCATTATTTCATGCTTCTTTGTCAGGTTCCCCTGACTTCACCTGTGGAACCATTTACTGTACTGTGGAATATATGCAGTAACTGTTGACTTGCACTGACAAGGGAAAATGTGAATATGTATTTGATGTACATAATGTTATGTTAAGTGTTAAGTCTGAGAAAAAAATAGCTTTGCCTGTGAAGTCCACTTTGAATGTGCTCGAGTGTCGACACATTTCGAATTTCACACATTTCTGTCAGATACCTGTTTACAAGACCTTAAGACCTTaagatgtttgtttttgttgtctttgtttgaCTGTCCTATGATTGTCAAACCAAAATCCAGATTACAGATATAGAATGTGATATTGATTCACCTACTTTAGAAAGCCTCTCTATCCACAGAGAATGCAGCTTAAGAGTCAGATTCAAGAGGAACTCTCAAACCTTTTGACAGTTGGAACGTGTTTGGCAGATGAATGCagtcagtgagtgtgagagacaaaCTGGTTATGTGCCTTTGATGTGAGTAGAAGGCTGTACTGTAGTTGCTCAATACTGGAAGAGGCTGTATCAAATACTACAGTTTTGATGTCTTTCTGAGTGCAGCATCTAATTGTATGCAACAAGGGAATAACTTCAGACACTGAATACTATTCAGACACACTTGAAAAAATATCACATACTGACTGACACAGTTCTTATGAAGATGGAGGCGTCAGTTTATCACCTAGCAGACACCAGTGCAACAACAGTGAAGACAGATGTGAGACCATAAAATCCGTCAAACCTTGACAGAATTGGATATGACAGCCGATGACCTCATCCGAAAGCTGAGGGATTAGGGTTGCAGACGGGCTCCAGAGAACAGGAAGGCATTGATCGCGCATCGTCCATCTTCTCGTACGATGTCAAACACTGGGGACCTGGAGGTGGAAATGTTATCGCACTGAGTAGCATGTTAACACGGTGCACACAGGTGGTCAAGCTCACGGTGGTCAGTTTGTGAAGGGTCATCTGAATGCCATGGAGCACCCGAGCGCCACCTGCAACTCTCACGGCTctattgattttttaaaaaacattttttaaagaaCAGTTGTTATTTTTTCCCTTTTACCACAAAATGATGCTCCATGCCAAAAGGCAAGGCTTACTGAAGAAGTGTATTGTCAATCTAATCATTAATCCACCCTGTAGAGTGTCTATCCAGTTGCCAGATCCCAATCCACTTATGTGTCAGTGGGATGAAATTGAATAAGAACTGCTGAGTGCCAATCCACTCAGAGCCACCGGCCTCAACACAGTGTTTGAAAACAAAGGTGTCTAAACCTGCACCCTCATGGAATTTGAAACTACTATAAAAGTTTTGCTCATGTGATCTTCTAAGATACGTCTACAGAGAGTAGGTGTAACTGATTTTCTATTATCTCAGCCTTAATGGCAgataaatgtaaaatatatttggaTTTGCTGTAGatgttatataatatatatgtatgttttgtgttaGCTTATTTTCTTCCTTAATCCTATATGTGCCATGCACTTTATATTGTAACTTGTTAGTGTGTACCAGATAACTTTGTTTTGCAGTGTACTGCACACTCCCAAAGTGTTTGTTTAGCTTAATGGCTATGGTTCAAATGTCAAATGTATGTGAATATTAATGTATGTTGACAAATACAATGAAATTTAACCTGACTttattggtgttttttttttaattttaatctTTTAATTATGTAATGACAAATGCTCCATCCCTGTAGCGTACTCCAATTGTGTATTATCACATAAGTGTGAGGTATAATGTCAGAGCGTAATCAAGCGTGAAACAATATATGTGATGCTAATGCCTCGACTATTTCAGCCTTCGCTGAATGTAAACGCACCACACATATGGGCCTAACTGTGCTCATTAGTGATAATTGCCTCCAACATGGTGAGCAATTAGGCGATATTCAAAAGCAATCAAGCAGGTGTCAGAATAAATATTTATGTCTCCCTGCACACAGGTCTCTAAAGCACTACGTAAGTAGAGACAAGCTCTCGCTACTCTCTTATCAGTGCATgaattttcatttaaaagtagTTGCTGTTTGTCTGATGTCCTTCACCTTACTCTGTTATTCAAACATTCACGAAGAATGATCTCTGGAGAATGAAGTCTAAAGCACATTTAGTCTTGTGAAAGCACATAGTCTCGTGAACTTGAAgggatctttttttattattattctcaaGCCACTTTAGAAATAAATGGATCATAAGAATGCGAGAAGTTCAGCCCGGGTGAACACTGCCTCTCCAGACAGACCTGCACAGCAAATTCAAaaatttgctaacaggttcGTCTGAGTTactgggttcacccaggctaaGAGAAGTTGCCTGCAGTTACATATTCAGCAGGAGCAGCGAATGGCTCCGTTAACTGAATATTGATTCCTGTTAGCGTCCTCGAGTGCCGCTTGATCCCACACGCTGAGTCAGAGGTCCCTTGATGACTGAGAGTGCCATTGGTCGGGCTGAGCGTCTGTGGTGGAGAAGGTGAGGGACACAAAGGGCTTTACGTGCCGGAGGAGAACACATGGCTTGGTTTGCATAAACATATTATTCAATGTCTAACAAAAACTagtcatattttgtattttttcaaTATTAATATGTGTAGTGATGTTTCAAAAGACTGATATAGACAGTATATGTGTGCTATTTAGGGGTATAagcagatggatagatagatagatagatagatagatagatagatagatagatagatagatactttattgatccccaaggggaaatccaAGAAATTGAATTCAAGCATCAATACAGTGTAGTGTCATGCAGCAAAATTCCCTGACAATTGTTTGTAAACTGGATGCAAAAAGCGTCCAGCAAAGACAAGCAACATTTTGTGTGTATCAGACTTCAAAAGTCTCACTTTCAAAGCTGGCGTAAGCGTAACAGTATTTGTCCACAAAAACAGACCTCCAGACGAGAACTTGATTGATGCAGAAATGAAACAGGCTTCTGACATCAACGTCTACGGATgagccaaaaaaacaaacaaaaaaaactggtcAAGTGGTGGTGTGATCATGCAGGGGCAGTGAGAGCGGCTCTCCAGCTCCCTCTGGTCCTCGtcattgtcccccccccccccctctccgccTGTAGAACGAGGGGACTTGAGGACCGGGTACACAAAGCAGAGTGGCCTCAAACTGTGAGCTAATTAAGAGCCAGTGTGTCCTGGCTCTTGAGCTGCATTGTGCTGATACATACTCCCTTCTCATTTAGGAAcccgagagagagactgcatttGCTGTCCAGTCCCCTCATGCCTTCCTTGGAGGCAGTGGGTTCAGACGGAAATTACATCTTTTATGGCTACACCtgctcaccccccctctctctctctctctttcactcttctaCCCACCTATAGCATCTGGAAAGAGCAGTTGggacctcctcctcccttaTTTTGAAAATCACAGGATGAAATGATATGGTAGGACAAGGACAGTGAGTATGAATGGGAAGAAGAGGCTGCACATTGTAATGTTCCTCTTCTTGCTCCCAAAGATGACAGACAACGCTTTCTCTTGTAGCCGTAACTTGGCGTGTTTATTCAGCTCATGCATAACGTGCATATCAATCCGACTGCCAGTCTAACTTCTAACCTGAGAGAGAAACTGCATTTGCTGTTTGCTGTCCAGTCCCCTCATGCCTTGGAGGCAGAAATGACATCTTTCATAGCTAcagctcaccccccccccccccccccccccccctcctctttcactcttctACCCACCTAGCATCTGGAAAGAGACTTGCTTTAATTGCAGTTGGGACCTACTCCCTTATTTTGAAAATCACAGGATGAAATGATATGGACAGTGCGTATGAATGGGAAGAAGAGGCTGCACATTACATtgaaagtgtgtgagaatggACTTGTTTTGACAAAACAACCAGATTTGATGCTCAAACACAATCTACAAACAAGCCAGCGAGATTATTGCAGATAAAATTGGCCAATTCTAGCCAATTCTGGACAAATCAAAACTGAGCAAATCTTGATAGCTTAGCGTAAACAAATAGCTTTGGTAAGCCATGCATTTGTATCACAAAGACCCTAGCAAAGTACCATGTCGTTTTTTACAATAAACCTGACAACATTAACTGATATTGATTTGATTGTTGTGCATTGAAACACCTTTTATTTAtcattttcaaaacactaccACTTTTTACTTTCACAGATTTGAAGAGACAAGAACATGAGGTGATTACGGATGCCATTTGTTAACATTTGCTGTCTGGATTTGCTTACTAATCCTCCTCTCTAAGGCGCACCAATTAATTCCAGAACGTTCTCAACACGGCTGTTTATTTCTGACACAGGCAACATCCACTAATAATGATGAATTGTTGGTGTTCCCACTCAGCTGTTTCAGAGGTctgctgtgatgtgatgtctCGCCAGAGTTGGTCTGTGATTTTCCTCTGCACCAGCTTCATGTTTGTTCATGCATGAGCTTTACAGATGAGAGGTTAAAAACACATCTATTATCCAAACAATAGCGGAGATTACGTCCGGCTATTTGGCTGTTCTTCACATGTATGATTTGATAGTGATGTTTTCACCACCAGCAATACATAGCTAACCACAGCAATCAATGACTTCCTCAACTAATGCTAGTGGAGCCACATTTGAATGATGTCGCAAAACACACTTCCTCTTTTCATTCTGTTCTGGTTGAAAATTGCTCCCATTATGACCAGTGCCATTAACCCACTTCTCCCCTCTGTCTTATTGTGAGTCCTAATTTCATTAATTTCCCCCGTCCCTCCCATTAAGGCCCAGTGTGTTTCCCGCGATAAGGCTCGTGCCTCTGTTCATTTCACCGCATGTAAATGGGACCGATCGATACAATTGTGTCCGTGAAAAAAAACCTGCAGCGAGAGGTCGTCCTCGTTAGTGACGTTGTGCCGTATTTGTCAACCTGTCTCGTCTGTCCCGGCTCGCCAGACTCCCGAGGCCCCTTGCCGGCGAGGCGCTGCTGCGTGCCAATTAGGCCGGAGCTGTCAGGGCTGCGGGACTCGATAATCACATCAGGTGGCGGCCCAGCGGCGTGTGGGCATCCAATGCCACAGCCTGACACCTCTGACTCTTTCTGTGCTGGAGGAGTCTGCTTAAGGTCAGGTGCTGCTGGGGTGGATGGAGGCAGGGGTGGTGGGAGGGTCAAGCctggtggtggagggaggggagaggcaaAATGCTTCATAAATCTCGACCGAACTTATGTTCatttcaatacacacacacgcatgtggagagagagtgacacacacacacacacacacataattttcTGCATCTCTGTTTGAGGTCAAAGGTGTAGAGGATTCAATTTACAGGTGTCAGCCTCCTTGAGATTAACTCGGCTTCAGGCTCAATCTCATTCCAATGACAATATGAAGATGTGTGTATTCAGAGTGTTACACTGAGAATAATAGTCTGAGAACTCCTCTGATGAAATACCTGATGGAGGAAATTTCAATCTACTTTTGCATATAATGGGACTCACCATATTGTGGAATATATTTCAATGTTCTAGCCGATAAAGAAATTACACTACTTTGTTACTACAAATATTTGTACATTATTTCATTAAAAAGGTTCATTCAAAATAAGCAGAACTTGAAATCAAAGATACCATGTTCAACCAATATAATAACTCATGGTCCATGTTTGATTTGGAAGGCCCAACTCGACCCTGGACATTGAAGTTGCAAGATATAAGACCGCAATCGAAGCAGCACAGCCACAGATTTGAGGATTTCACCACTCAGACCAACAGGTCATCCAAGCACTCAACCTCCTTTGGAGGATTACTTCAGCGCGCAAAAAAACCTCGCCGCCAGAAATCAGAGAGGGAATTACGGACGGTGGCAGAGTGATGAATCACAGTGAGGTAGGAACAGTGAGCGTGACTAACTCTCCCTGAGATGTCATTAAGGAAAGAAAAATATCCAGAGGAAACGCCGCCGTTATCTGGCGCGGTTGGCGGATTAATCAACGTCACGTTCAGATGACACTCTCGGGCTGTGTTCTTCATTGATGCGGTTAATTACCGACGATCAGGTCAAATGATTAATAGATATTTGctttttgaaaaaagaaaaaaaaacatatgctcACATGGGCCCTCATTAGAAATTAAAGGTGTCTATAGGGCTAGTTTGCTCATGAAATATTGCTGTGTTCACATGGATAAACAAGCACTCACTAAAAcatacacaggacacacacacaaacacacacacacacacacacacacacacacacacacacacacacacacaaagaaagagagatcagCCAATATGGACAGAAACCTCTTTGTGTTTGAGAGACCAATGCCAGATGCAGTGAGTGAATATGGCCAAAAGAGTAATAGTCTTCCAAAAATCATCTGTGCTTTCTATGTCAAGAGGACCAATTGGGAGACAATTGTCTGCTGGAATTACACTCTGGCACAAGAGTAGTAGCAGTAGATGTGTGGATTTTCTTTAAGGGTGCGTCAATatgttgtttgtgtctttgcCCTGAGCATGTAATTATGGAATAGACGAACTGTTGACATCCACCCTGTAGAAAACAGAAACTCCATTTTCTCATctcaaggtgtttttttttaacatgctACCTAACAGCGAGACACCTTTGCACAGAACTGAAAAccactcaaagagagagagagagaaagagagagagagagagagagagagagagagtgttcaagTAAAAAGCGGTAGATTCCAGATCAGGTCCCTCTCTTAACAGGAAATTGCTAACAGGTGCGCACTGCTAAGGATGAAGATAGAGCAGGAGGTTATAAACACGGTGAGAATTCTGAACCTGCTGCATCTCATTATGTCTCTGCAGCACGTCATTCAGACAGAGTGGAATGGGGGGAAAGCTAAATCCAGGTGCTGCGTAGGCCCTGTGGATGGAAGTGTCTGCAGTGTTAAAGTGCTTCAAGAAGTCGCTGCAAAAAAGTATTCAGCAAATGTCTAGGTCAAAATCAGTATTCTGAACAGAGCTTGTGGTTACAaggtataataataatacaaaataaaataaaaaaataaatcatatgcttctaaacacattcatttttcaGATTCTGCTAAATCCCAAAAATGTTCTCATTTGTTAGGTGTTGTTAGATAATTCCTCTTCGTATGTCCCACACATATCTATATACTATGCCTTGTATTATGATACTGTACAGAGACCgtttcacacacatcatctgTAATATGCATGTTTGATGTCCCAACACGTGGTATATAATGGCTGGATGCCATGGATACACAACACCATGTACAGCAGAACAATATATGAATGCTTCCCTGGTCTTCAGGCTTTACATGGTTATATCCGGAAAAACAATTTTCACTTAAACTGGTAATTCCTTATCGAATGCATGCAGACAGTCAGGCAAGCTACTGTTGCTGTGACATTTAAAGCCTGTTAGCTAATTGTGGCTATGAATGAGTAGCATGCATATTCATTAAGGCCCTGATTACCTTTTACATGGCTTGCCCTCTTCtaactctcttctctttctttctcattttctctctcgctctcattcccTCATTCTCACCTCCTGTTAAGAGGGCTTCATGCATCATCTTCGGTGAAGGGTTCTAATGAAAATGCATCAGCGATCTGTTTTAtatgagaggggagagggagttggTCATGCCAGCCTGACATGGGGTGGAAGCCACGAGACTTTTCACAGGATTCACATTGTGTCCTTTTACTGCTCAACTCCACTGAGCCAGTTATAGGGCCAGTCTTCTATGGCCTCATGGTTTCCTAGAAATAATTGCATATTTTGACCCACTATGTTGTTGATGTCGGTGAAAGAAATTGAAAAGCAATTCTTGCCATGATTGGCAAGGAGCATGAGGAACACGGGACCATGCATAAACGAGGCAGTTCacctgataataggcctactacttGATATTTTGAAGATGCTAGTGTGCCTTTTTAAAAATACATCCATAACGGAAATATTGGACATGTCTATCTAATGACAGCACACTTTGCAATGGTAATATTGAACAAAACCCAACTAATGAATCTGAAATTTCGTGTAACACGGATTATATCTAGCTGAAAACAAGGCTATTGCTATTGGATATACTCGTAACACTTGATATATCATTGCAGTCAGTATAGACAGTCCATATTATAGCCAAACACACTAACATTATCAGTAGGCTTTTAGTTGCCTAAAAGCAATCACAGCTGTAAAACATACAATCACATTCAATTCAAAGATATAGGCAACAAACATTTCTGATACGGAAATATCATCCTAATAATTGTGTGATGAGGAATTGAGGCTCTGTCTCTAACATTGTTCGTAACAAGCTTATAACATGGTTATGCCAGTCTTACAACTGAAGGCTTTAATAGAGTGTCACTGTTAGCCACACCACAACAACAGGGAGTAGGATTTGTAACTGAATGAGCAATTATGATCCACTTAACTACCTACTGTTAAAactgagtgagtctgtgtgtatgggtgacaCATGTTTCTCTTACTAAGTGAGAAACTGGACTTTGAAGGACTTCTTTTGTTGTGTTCATTCAATGCATCAGATCTTCTGATCACACAGAGCTCGAGTGTGTTGTACGTAATCAACTCATTTGCATGAAAAAAAGATATGGTCCTATTAAGAGCAGCATGTTGAGCAACAATAGAGGTTTGGTTCTAGTGACACCCCCTGACAAACACAAATACGATCACGAATGAACTTTGCATCCAAGTGATATACACTACTCAATGGCAACAACACACTTACCATATCACTGATTATGAAAGGGTATCAAGAAAACTGGGAATGACAGAATGTTGAATGTGTTGGAGTGAATATAAATATCAGAGTGAAATGTGGGCTATATCATAAACATATCATGTTTCATATTTCATGTATGTCATGTGTGACTTTTGCTCAAACTATGACAGGCATCTAGATGTCATCAGATTAAGATTAATTAAGTAATTTAACAGAATTCTTATATACATTTGAATTATAGAGCAGTAAAATCCATAGAAATGTTTatcttacagtatgtctttccAGTTTTCATCTTCATATCCAGTGTTGAACATGAAACAGGGGCAACCTGCACAAAGAATGTAATGATTATTTCGGACACGCTTCAGCATTGTGCCACACTTCAGGACCCTATGGATAGGACAACTTCCACTATCTATGGATAGAAAGAAGGAAATTAGTTTTAATATGATTTTGGCTGAGCTATCCATCTGGCTTTTTAAAAGCTGACCTGTCTTACAAGACATAAATTCCACTGTTTAATCCACTCAAAACATGAAAAATTCAATACTTGTGATTTATGGCCTTCTTGTCCAGGTGCACTTAGGCGGTgcgtgtttgcatttgtgcgtCTTTCAGTCTGTTGCTGGTAAATGACATCAGATTAATGAGTGCCTCAAAGGCAATGGCATCACTGTAAAGAATGCATTCTCAAAACAACAacgtaataaataaataaatgagtaaaaaaaacatggtgAATAAATGCCTAAACATGTCTAGATGACGACAAAATAGTAATGTGTTGTCCTTGCAGAATATCTAAATGGCTCTATTACTGTAATGTTTCTAATTTATTCTAAAATTATAATACATGGAACCATATCATGTCATTACCATATTACCTTTAATGCTAGATGTAGCACTGCCCAAGCACCAGCAGGAAGTCTGAAAAGGTTCCCAGGTTTCAGTAATGCCCTGAGCGCCCTCTGCTTTctg
The genomic region above belongs to Sardina pilchardus chromosome 20, fSarPil1.1, whole genome shotgun sequence and contains:
- the prlh2r gene encoding prolactin releasing hormone 2 receptor, whose product is MAETLYFLNASEENDSAWNISASSSFSGLDRAFELRPLFIPLYAMVVLVACSGNLLLLLLIGFNKKLHSTTNFLIGNLALVDLVMCLFCVPLTASYGFDQRGWVFGPFTCHFVALMQTATVFAAVLSLTAIAVDRYVVVAYPIRRRAGRLFCGGLVAAIWLCALAMSTPTALHTVYLDLSAAGHQMIVCEEFWPGEERGRLVYSCFVLLLSYFVPLSAVSVSYCAISFHLRNRNLPGLMAALPSSNQEKWGRKRRKTFRLLLVSVLCFAFSWLPLQVVNLIRDLDSDFSILGKEHVNVIQVSCHLFAMSSACYNPFIYASLHDKFLAYLWRHFFTQQRLENARSSLNTSNRRSRLHTSSTLADIPVAISAKIALEELAALR